The proteins below come from a single Harpia harpyja isolate bHarHar1 chromosome 2, bHarHar1 primary haplotype, whole genome shotgun sequence genomic window:
- the NDUFC1 gene encoding NADH dehydrogenase [ubiquinone] 1 subunit C1, mitochondrial isoform X1 yields the protein MAAALRAGERLRLVAGVPSLAFTRSAFVAKRRNYDQPNWFGVGLAFSTTAALWALLFKQHNEDIMEYERRKQEKQHKCTGCS from the exons atggcggcggcgcTGAGGGCGGGGGAGAGGTTGCGGTTGGTGGCGGGAGTGCCGAGCCTCG CTTTTACTCGTTCTGCATTTGTTGCAAAAAGACGTAATTATGACCAACCAAACTGGTTTGGAGTTGGCTTGGCTTTTAGCACCACTGCTGCCTTGTGGGCTCTT CTTTTCAAGCAGCATAATGAAGATATAATGGAATacgaaagaagaaaacaagagaaacaacATAAGTGTACAGGATGTTCATA g
- the NDUFC1 gene encoding NADH dehydrogenase [ubiquinone] 1 subunit C1, mitochondrial isoform X2: MAAALRAGERLRLVAGVPSLAFTRSAFVAKRRNYDQPNWFGVGLAFSTTAALWALLFKQHNEDIMEYERRKQEKQHKCTGCS; encoded by the exons atggcggcggcgcTGAGGGCGGGGGAGAGGTTGCGGTTGGTGGCGGGAGTGCCGAGCCTCG CTTTTACTCGTTCTGCATTTGTTGCAAAAAGACGTAATTATGACCAACCAAACTGGTTTGGAGTTGGCTTGGCTTTTAGCACCACTGCTGCCTTGTGGGCTCTT CTTTTCAAGCAGCATAATGAAGATATAATGGAATacgaaagaagaaaacaagagaaacaacATAAGTGTACAGGATGTTCATAG